The Chroogloeocystis siderophila 5.2 s.c.1 genome window below encodes:
- a CDS encoding iron uptake porin, giving the protein MSKCWTAWYWLTGITSWVVLSQTVPVSANSVPLVQTKIRCAVANCQEISPERANPREASMTRIPAVSELADEIAPSDWEVQATLSLASRYGVVVGLSDRTFRGDRPLSRYEFAAALNQVLNQVNTLIASEAVQVSQEDLITLQRLQREYNSVLQETHTRLDTIQSRTNLLESSQFSTTTKLNGEVILGFTDGTDANATVVARQRLNLLTSFASRDMLLTQLEAGNRGQDAISVAHNREQNLLGTSGLLADGGGLEYAEINNLRLRRLYYTFRPSTDLAVTLGAKMSPSDFIDRNRSANNPAVDFSSSFLINNPLIIQNQIDREGGAGAAMAWNINGGAFTVRSLYIAADSHQPNSTTLTQGGLFSDRYQGSVEMEYSSSANLAVRLQYTNAVINNTDIQAAGINAEYAFNRNAAVYGRFGFGSYQGFNTAVAQELDLNPSAWAVGLTVRNLAIPGTIAGIAFGQPFIESDLGNATQTNVEAFYNLTLSENISVTPALQLVKYANNDRSSGTIWQGTLRTVFSF; this is encoded by the coding sequence ATGTCAAAGTGCTGGACTGCTTGGTACTGGTTAACTGGAATAACAAGTTGGGTAGTGTTGAGCCAAACTGTACCAGTTAGTGCCAACTCTGTGCCGCTGGTACAGACAAAAATCCGATGTGCGGTTGCTAATTGTCAAGAGATTTCACCTGAAAGGGCAAATCCAAGAGAAGCCTCGATGACACGCATTCCTGCTGTGAGCGAGTTAGCTGATGAAATAGCACCAAGCGATTGGGAAGTGCAAGCGACGCTTTCGCTAGCTTCGCGTTATGGTGTTGTGGTTGGGTTGAGCGATCGCACTTTTCGCGGTGATCGCCCACTTTCACGTTATGAATTTGCGGCAGCGCTCAATCAAGTTCTCAATCAAGTCAATACACTCATCGCCAGCGAAGCGGTGCAAGTAAGTCAAGAAGATTTGATAACCCTACAACGGTTGCAAAGAGAATACAATTCGGTATTACAAGAAACGCACACTCGGCTTGACACGATTCAGAGTCGCACAAACCTCTTAGAGTCTAGCCAGTTTTCCACCACGACAAAGCTTAATGGTGAAGTCATTCTGGGTTTTACCGATGGTACAGATGCAAATGCCACGGTAGTTGCTCGACAGCGACTGAATTTATTAACAAGTTTTGCAAGTCGCGATATGCTGCTGACACAACTCGAAGCGGGTAATCGCGGACAAGATGCGATCTCTGTCGCGCACAACCGCGAACAAAATCTTTTGGGAACAAGTGGTTTACTCGCAGATGGTGGTGGCTTAGAGTACGCGGAGATTAATAATCTGCGGTTGCGGCGACTTTATTACACGTTTCGTCCGAGTACCGACTTAGCAGTTACACTAGGAGCAAAAATGTCTCCGAGTGATTTTATTGACCGCAATCGCTCCGCAAATAATCCTGCTGTTGATTTTAGCTCGAGCTTTTTGATTAATAATCCGTTGATTATCCAAAATCAGATTGACCGCGAAGGTGGCGCAGGGGCAGCGATGGCGTGGAATATCAATGGCGGTGCGTTCACGGTGCGATCGCTTTATATCGCGGCGGATAGTCATCAACCTAATTCAACAACCCTTACTCAAGGAGGATTGTTTAGCGATCGCTATCAAGGCAGTGTGGAAATGGAATATTCTTCTAGCGCTAACTTAGCCGTACGACTGCAATATACTAACGCTGTGATTAACAACACCGATATTCAAGCTGCGGGGATCAACGCTGAGTATGCTTTCAATCGCAATGCTGCGGTTTATGGACGCTTCGGCTTTGGCAGCTATCAAGGCTTCAACACTGCTGTTGCGCAAGAACTTGACCTCAACCCTAGCGCGTGGGCAGTTGGTTTAACTGTACGCAATTTAGCGATTCCTGGAACAATTGCTGGAATTGCATTTGGTCAACCTTTTATCGAAAGCGATCTAGGTAATGCTACTCAAACAAACGTCGAAGCATTCTACAATTTGACTCTAAGCGAAAATATTAGTGTTACTCCTGCCCTGCAACTCGTGAAATACGCAAATAACGACCGTTCCAGCGGCACCATTTGGCAAGGTACTCTGCGCACAGTATTTTCTTTTTAA
- the gloA gene encoding lactoylglutathione lyase, with amino-acid sequence MRLLHTMLRVGNLEESLKFYCDILGMKLLRKKDYPGGEFTLAFVGYGDELDHTVLELTYNWGTDKYDLGDAYGHIAIGVDDIYGTCEEIKARGGKVVREPGPMKHGSTVIAFAEDPNGYKVELIQLGTQGTTEQKAEQPQLVSQ; translated from the coding sequence ATGAGATTACTACACACAATGTTACGCGTTGGTAACTTGGAAGAATCGTTGAAATTCTACTGTGATATTTTAGGCATGAAACTGCTGCGGAAAAAAGATTATCCTGGCGGCGAGTTTACGTTAGCATTTGTCGGGTACGGCGATGAGTTAGATCATACCGTCTTGGAACTGACATATAACTGGGGTACGGATAAGTATGACTTAGGTGATGCTTATGGTCATATTGCCATTGGTGTTGATGATATTTATGGCACTTGCGAGGAAATCAAAGCCCGTGGTGGTAAAGTTGTCCGCGAACCAGGACCGATGAAACATGGCTCGACAGTGATTGCTTTTGCAGAAGATCCCAACGGGTATAAAGTCGAACTGATTCAACTGGGTACTCAAGGAACTACCGAACAAAAGGCAGAACAACCACAGTTAGTATCTCAGTAG
- the eno gene encoding phosphopyruvate hydratase, whose amino-acid sequence MINTLETAIENITAREILDSRGRPTIEAEVRLISGVVGIAQVPSGASTGTFEAHELRDDNKSRYGGKGVLKAVENVKEKITPELMDLDALNQEVIDRTMISLDGSPNKANLGANAILAVSLATAKAGAESLGLPLYRYLGGPLANLLPVPLMNVINGGAHAANNVDFQEFMIVPVGAPSFREALRWGAEVFATLSKVLDDKGLLTGVGDEGGFAPNLESNQVALELLVAAIEKAGYKPGEEVALALDVAASEFYKDGQYVYDGAVHTPTELVDYLAELAAQYPIVSIEDGLHEDDWQHWQLLTQKIGALIQLVGDDLFVTNPTRLQKGIEQKAGNAILIKLNQIGSLTETLETIDLATRNGLRSVISHRSGETEDTTIADLAVATRAGQIKTGSLCRSERVAKYNRLLRIEDELGDRAVYAGAVGMGPK is encoded by the coding sequence ATGATTAACACGTTAGAAACTGCAATCGAAAATATTACTGCCCGCGAAATTCTTGATTCGCGGGGACGTCCGACAATAGAAGCTGAAGTTCGCTTGATCAGTGGTGTTGTTGGAATTGCGCAAGTTCCTAGTGGCGCTTCAACGGGAACTTTTGAAGCTCATGAACTACGCGATGATAATAAAAGTCGCTATGGCGGTAAAGGGGTACTGAAAGCTGTTGAAAATGTGAAGGAGAAAATTACCCCAGAGTTAATGGATTTGGATGCCTTGAACCAAGAAGTTATTGATCGCACGATGATCTCCTTGGATGGATCGCCAAACAAAGCAAATCTCGGTGCGAATGCGATTCTAGCAGTGTCGCTTGCAACTGCTAAAGCAGGTGCTGAGTCTTTGGGATTGCCGTTGTATCGTTATTTAGGAGGTCCTTTAGCTAATTTACTGCCCGTTCCCCTAATGAACGTGATTAACGGTGGTGCGCACGCAGCTAATAACGTCGATTTTCAAGAATTTATGATTGTGCCAGTTGGTGCGCCTTCTTTTCGGGAAGCTTTGCGCTGGGGTGCTGAAGTGTTTGCGACATTGAGCAAAGTTTTAGACGATAAGGGTTTACTCACAGGTGTCGGTGATGAAGGGGGCTTTGCACCTAACTTAGAGTCGAATCAGGTAGCGCTGGAATTATTGGTAGCGGCGATTGAAAAAGCAGGTTACAAACCTGGCGAAGAAGTTGCTTTAGCGCTTGATGTGGCTGCAAGTGAGTTCTACAAAGATGGTCAATACGTTTACGATGGCGCAGTTCACACACCGACGGAGTTAGTTGATTATCTTGCTGAATTAGCCGCGCAATACCCGATTGTATCAATTGAAGATGGCTTACATGAAGACGATTGGCAACATTGGCAATTGTTGACACAGAAAATAGGCGCTCTTATTCAGTTAGTTGGAGATGACTTATTTGTGACGAATCCTACGCGCTTACAAAAAGGCATCGAACAAAAAGCTGGTAACGCGATTTTGATTAAACTTAATCAAATTGGTTCGCTGACTGAAACTTTGGAAACAATCGACTTAGCGACGCGTAATGGCTTGCGATCAGTGATTAGTCATCGTTCGGGAGAAACTGAGGATACGACGATCGCCGATTTAGCTGTCGCTACCCGCGCTGGTCAAATTAAAACAGGTTCGCTTTGTCGCAGCGAACGGGTGGCAAAATATAACCGACTGCTCCGCATTGAAGATGAACTTGGCGATCGCGCCGTTTATGCAGGTGCAGTGGGTATGGGACCGAAATAG
- the argC gene encoding N-acetyl-gamma-glutamyl-phosphate reductase — translation MGDMGRVSVGIVGASGYGGVQLVRLLQDHPKVELAYLGGESSAGKTFADLYPHLAHQVDLAIEPVEVSTIATRCQVVFLSLPNGLACQITPTLIEKGLMVLDLSADYRFFDLETYKNWYGTERSDRQIAAKAVYGLPELYRDRIADSQLIGCPGCYPTASLLALAPLLKQGLIVPETAIIDAKSGTSGGGRQAKTGLLLAEADNSLAAYGVARHRHIPEIEQICSDLAGHEVMVQFTPHLIPMVRGILATVYATLRDPGLVRDDLITIFKAFYRNCPWVTICDSGVYPQTKWACGSNLCYIGIEVDQRTGRAIVMSAIDNLIKGQAGQAIQCLNIMMGWEETLGLPRLAFYP, via the coding sequence ATGGGCGATATGGGGCGCGTTTCCGTCGGAATTGTCGGCGCTTCAGGCTATGGCGGGGTGCAGCTAGTACGACTTTTACAGGATCATCCCAAAGTGGAACTAGCGTACTTGGGCGGCGAGAGTAGTGCGGGCAAAACCTTTGCCGACCTTTACCCGCATTTAGCGCATCAGGTTGACCTCGCCATCGAGCCAGTAGAAGTTAGCACAATTGCGACTCGTTGTCAAGTAGTATTTCTATCGCTGCCAAACGGTCTTGCCTGTCAAATTACACCCACTTTAATAGAAAAAGGATTAATGGTACTCGATTTGAGTGCCGATTATCGCTTTTTTGATTTAGAAACTTATAAAAATTGGTATGGAACTGAACGCAGCGATCGCCAAATTGCAGCGAAGGCAGTGTATGGCTTACCCGAACTGTACCGTGATCGCATTGCTGATAGCCAACTCATCGGCTGTCCTGGCTGCTATCCTACCGCAAGTTTACTAGCACTTGCTCCTCTACTCAAGCAAGGGTTAATTGTTCCTGAAACGGCGATTATTGACGCAAAATCGGGGACTTCGGGCGGCGGACGTCAAGCAAAAACAGGGTTATTACTTGCTGAAGCCGATAATTCTTTGGCAGCCTACGGTGTCGCGCGCCACCGCCATATTCCAGAAATCGAGCAAATTTGCAGCGATTTAGCTGGTCATGAAGTGATGGTACAGTTTACCCCGCATTTGATTCCGATGGTACGCGGCATTTTGGCAACAGTGTACGCAACGTTACGCGACCCTGGATTAGTCCGCGACGACTTGATTACAATTTTCAAAGCCTTTTATCGTAATTGTCCTTGGGTCACGATCTGCGATAGCGGCGTATATCCACAAACGAAATGGGCGTGTGGCAGCAATTTATGCTACATCGGCATCGAAGTTGATCAACGCACAGGTAGAGCGATCGTCATGTCCGCGATTGACAACTTAATTAAAGGTCAAGCAGGTCAAGCAATTCAGTGCTTAAATATCATGATGGGCTGGGAAGAAACGCTAGGATTACCAAGACTAGCATTTTATCCTTAA
- the ribBA gene encoding bifunctional 3,4-dihydroxy-2-butanone-4-phosphate synthase/GTP cyclohydrolase II, protein MQQPKTTSHPFQFDSIEAALADLKAGRCLVVVDDESRENEGDLICAAQFATPSTINFMAVEARGLICLAMMGDRLDELDLPLMVSTIPIPESHNTPFTNQTAFTISIDAAPHLGVSTGISAEDRARTIQVAINPATRPEDLRRPGHIFPIRAREGGVLKRAGHTEAAVDLARLAGLYPAGVICEIQNNDGSMARLPQLIEYAKRHDLKIISIADLISYRLKHDRLVRRETVTQLPTQFGHFQIYGYRHTLDNSEHVAIVKGDPATFADQPVMVRMHSECLTGDALGSLRCDCRMQLQAALKMIENAGSGVVVYLRQEGRGIGLINKLKAYSLQDLGLDTVEANERLGFPADLRNYGMGAQMLMDLGIHQIRLITNNPRKIAGLKGYGLEVVDRVPLLIEATDYNSNYLATKAQKLGHMLLQTYLVTVAIHWRDELNSVTERYERLEKVRHIVKTHNLLLQEEARPVAIALFGKPSLTVHLGLDQAHLAAPDWYRDGSHPYVEAIARILDNLITLPYIRQLEFLVSSGSDPLANLQVQLDRQKLSADQLPSSVCHELETQKIYSFGEL, encoded by the coding sequence GTGCAGCAGCCTAAAACCACCTCTCATCCGTTTCAGTTTGACTCAATCGAAGCCGCGTTAGCAGACCTCAAAGCTGGTCGTTGTCTCGTGGTGGTGGATGACGAAAGCCGCGAAAATGAGGGTGACTTAATCTGTGCTGCGCAATTTGCTACGCCAAGTACAATTAATTTTATGGCGGTGGAAGCGCGGGGGTTGATTTGTCTAGCAATGATGGGCGATCGCCTAGATGAATTAGATTTGCCCTTAATGGTTAGCACCATCCCTATCCCAGAAAGTCACAATACTCCCTTTACCAACCAAACCGCGTTTACGATTAGTATTGATGCTGCGCCACACTTGGGTGTGAGTACAGGCATTTCCGCTGAAGACCGCGCCCGTACAATTCAAGTAGCGATTAATCCTGCAACACGTCCTGAAGATTTACGCCGTCCTGGTCATATTTTCCCGATTCGCGCGCGCGAAGGTGGTGTATTAAAACGCGCGGGTCATACCGAAGCTGCGGTAGATTTAGCACGTTTAGCTGGCCTTTACCCAGCAGGAGTTATCTGCGAAATTCAAAATAATGATGGTTCAATGGCGCGCTTACCACAGTTGATCGAATATGCCAAGCGTCACGATTTAAAAATTATCAGTATTGCGGACCTCATCAGTTACCGCCTGAAGCACGATCGCCTGGTACGTCGTGAAACGGTGACGCAATTACCTACTCAATTTGGACATTTCCAAATCTACGGCTATCGCCACACTCTCGATAACTCTGAACACGTTGCGATTGTCAAAGGCGATCCTGCAACTTTTGCTGACCAACCTGTAATGGTGCGCATGCACTCGGAATGCCTAACAGGCGATGCTTTGGGTTCGCTGCGGTGTGATTGTCGGATGCAACTGCAAGCGGCATTGAAAATGATCGAAAACGCGGGGAGTGGTGTTGTTGTTTACCTACGACAGGAAGGACGAGGAATTGGACTGATTAACAAGTTAAAAGCTTACTCGTTGCAAGATCTAGGCTTGGATACGGTGGAAGCAAACGAACGCTTGGGCTTTCCTGCGGATTTGCGCAACTACGGTATGGGCGCACAAATGTTGATGGATTTGGGGATTCATCAAATTCGCTTGATTACCAATAATCCACGTAAAATTGCTGGATTGAAGGGCTATGGTTTGGAAGTCGTTGATCGCGTCCCGTTACTGATTGAAGCGACAGACTACAACTCAAACTACCTAGCAACCAAAGCGCAAAAGCTAGGTCATATGTTGTTGCAAACGTATCTTGTGACAGTTGCGATTCACTGGCGCGATGAACTCAACTCAGTGACAGAACGTTATGAGCGATTAGAGAAAGTCCGTCACATCGTCAAAACGCATAACTTGTTGCTACAAGAAGAAGCAAGACCTGTTGCGATCGCACTTTTTGGCAAACCTTCGCTGACGGTTCATTTGGGATTAGACCAAGCACACCTTGCTGCACCAGATTGGTATCGCGATGGTAGTCATCCTTACGTCGAAGCGATCGCGCGGATTCTAGATAATTTAATTACTTTACCTTACATTCGCCAACTCGAATTTTTAGTTTCTTCCGGTAGCGATCCTTTAGCTAACTTGCAAGTGCAGCTAGATCGACAGAAGTTAAGCGCAGATCAATTACCTTCTAGCGTATGTCATGAATTGGAAACGCAGAAAATCTATAGTTTTGGAGAACTGTAG
- a CDS encoding aldo/keto reductase — MQTTQLGNTDVTISAIGLGGMPMSLSSRPPESQSIEVIHRALDLGVTLIDTADSYCKDESDKHHNERLIAKALQQYEGDTSQVTVATKGGLMRPKGNWTRNGNPDHLRETIRVSFEALGGDKPIDVWQYHAPDPNYTIEEALTPAKEAVESGLIRFVGVSNFSVDQIKQARDVVEIVSVQNQYNPWHRQPEFDGVLEYCANEGLTFLPWSPLGGSRRVSRLEDIPAIANLAKEKGFSVYAIVLAWLRAKSPCVVPIPGASKVASIKDSVVSLDVTLSEPEIRQVDQASA; from the coding sequence ATGCAAACAACACAACTCGGAAATACTGATGTGACAATCAGCGCGATCGGTTTGGGGGGAATGCCAATGTCTTTGAGTAGTAGACCTCCAGAGTCGCAATCGATTGAGGTCATTCATCGCGCTTTGGATTTGGGCGTGACGCTGATTGATACGGCAGATTCTTATTGTAAGGATGAGTCGGATAAGCACCATAACGAGCGATTAATTGCGAAAGCGTTACAGCAGTATGAAGGCGATACAAGTCAGGTAACAGTTGCGACGAAGGGTGGCTTGATGCGTCCTAAGGGCAATTGGACACGTAATGGCAATCCAGATCACTTGCGTGAAACTATTCGAGTCAGTTTTGAGGCGTTGGGTGGCGATAAACCAATTGATGTTTGGCAATATCATGCACCTGATCCTAATTACACTATTGAGGAAGCACTCACACCCGCCAAAGAAGCTGTAGAATCCGGTTTAATCCGCTTTGTTGGTGTTTCTAACTTTTCAGTAGACCAAATCAAGCAAGCGCGAGATGTTGTCGAGATTGTCTCCGTTCAAAATCAATACAATCCTTGGCATCGTCAGCCGGAATTTGATGGGGTTTTAGAATACTGTGCAAACGAAGGTTTGACGTTTTTACCTTGGAGTCCTTTAGGTGGAAGTCGGCGCGTTAGCCGTTTAGAAGATATTCCGGCGATCGCCAATCTCGCCAAAGAAAAAGGTTTTTCAGTCTACGCAATTGTTCTCGCCTGGCTGCGTGCCAAGTCGCCGTGCGTTGTCCCTATTCCTGGCGCAAGTAAGGTTGCCAGTATTAAAGACTCAGTTGTGTCGCTGGATGTAACTTTATCAGAACCTGAAATTCGGCAAGTAGACCAAGCTTCGGCTTAA
- a CDS encoding GNAT family N-acetyltransferase — MQIRPAEVTDVSAVLPMVASICALHETWDSAKYGFLPKPQQRYEQWLIAQAKNDKSVFLVAEDPQTKQLGAFLIGTVEREIPIYRLREFGFIHDLWVEPQYRHAGVAKQMVLLAIEHFQRLGVQQIRLDTAAANEAGRRLFSACGFRVSTVEMLIELR, encoded by the coding sequence ATGCAAATTCGTCCTGCTGAAGTTACTGATGTCTCCGCAGTTCTACCCATGGTTGCATCAATCTGCGCTTTGCACGAAACTTGGGACAGTGCGAAATATGGCTTCTTACCTAAACCGCAACAGCGTTATGAGCAATGGTTAATCGCGCAGGCTAAAAATGACAAAAGCGTTTTTTTAGTGGCTGAAGATCCGCAAACAAAGCAATTAGGAGCGTTTTTAATTGGTACTGTAGAGCGAGAAATCCCAATTTATCGACTACGCGAATTTGGTTTTATTCACGATTTATGGGTAGAACCACAATATCGTCATGCTGGAGTTGCAAAGCAAATGGTGCTGTTGGCAATTGAGCATTTTCAACGTCTTGGAGTTCAGCAAATTCGGTTGGATACTGCGGCGGCTAACGAAGCAGGACGGCGGTTATTTAGCGCGTGCGGTTTTCGGGTTAGTACGGTGGAGATGTTGATCGAGTTGAGATGA
- a CDS encoding ABC transporter permease: MKRYLAVLQLLWGAAIAAELEYRINFILATLTSLGNLAGSLFSLFLFYRTGYTFQGWAWEEALIVLAIFTILQGFSSTFLAPNLNSIVNHVQQGTLDFILLKPISSQFWLSSHTLSPWGLPDIIFGGILIGYAGGRLSLTPQDYLLSAIPLLFGLASLYSLWFMLGATSIWFVKIYNVTEVLRGLLEAGRFPIVAYPVAYRFFFTFVVPVTFLTTVPAEAMLGRVELGWVIGAGGLALSLLYIARIFWNFALRFYTSASS, translated from the coding sequence ATAAAACGCTATTTAGCAGTATTACAGCTATTATGGGGTGCAGCGATCGCCGCTGAACTAGAGTATCGAATTAACTTCATCTTGGCGACACTCACAAGCCTCGGAAATCTTGCAGGTAGCTTATTTAGTTTATTTTTATTCTACCGAACTGGTTACACATTTCAAGGATGGGCGTGGGAAGAAGCGCTAATTGTCCTGGCGATCTTTACGATATTACAGGGATTTTCTAGTACCTTCTTAGCACCTAACCTCAACAGCATCGTTAACCACGTACAACAAGGCACACTAGACTTTATCTTACTCAAACCAATCAGTAGTCAATTTTGGCTTTCTAGTCACACGCTTTCACCGTGGGGATTACCAGATATCATCTTTGGCGGTATTCTCATCGGTTACGCAGGCGGAAGATTGAGTTTAACGCCACAAGACTACCTACTCAGTGCCATTCCTTTGCTATTTGGACTTGCTAGCCTCTACAGCCTGTGGTTTATGCTGGGCGCGACAAGTATTTGGTTTGTCAAAATCTACAACGTTACAGAAGTTCTCAGAGGCTTGCTAGAAGCGGGAAGATTCCCCATTGTCGCGTATCCTGTTGCTTACCGCTTTTTCTTTACATTCGTTGTTCCCGTCACGTTTTTAACAACAGTTCCCGCCGAAGCGATGTTAGGGCGCGTTGAGTTAGGCTGGGTTATCGGTGCAGGTGGACTCGCGTTATCTTTGTTATATATTGCTAGAATTTTCTGGAATTTTGCGCTGCGTTTTTACACAAGTGCTTCTAGCTAA
- a CDS encoding ABC transporter substrate-binding protein: MSRTQQAEDALAQYQQRVKQLRKAIKEKPEKIEISVSRFYKGEFLPQFDTIFSFSGGILQEVGFSAPPHQVELAITPDTAYVLISLERLDLLDADVLFVMLDPGSQDNFNQYQKSPLWQKLSIVQCNRVYTVDSGYWYAGNILAANAILDDLEKYLVNTP; this comes from the coding sequence TTGAGCAGAACCCAACAAGCTGAAGATGCCCTTGCACAGTATCAACAACGAGTAAAACAATTACGAAAAGCCATAAAAGAAAAACCTGAAAAGATAGAGATTTCTGTGAGCCGTTTTTATAAGGGTGAATTTTTACCACAGTTTGATACAATTTTCTCATTTTCGGGAGGTATCTTACAGGAAGTGGGTTTTTCTGCACCACCTCATCAAGTTGAACTGGCGATCACTCCAGATACAGCCTATGTCCTTATTAGTTTAGAACGATTAGATTTACTAGATGCAGATGTTTTATTTGTCATGCTTGATCCAGGCTCACAAGACAATTTCAATCAATATCAAAAAAGCCCACTGTGGCAAAAACTAAGCATTGTTCAATGCAATCGCGTTTATACCGTAGATTCAGGTTACTGGTACGCGGGAAATATCTTAGCTGCAAATGCCATTCTTGATGACTTGGAAAAATATCTCGTCAACACACCTTAA
- a CDS encoding DUF4351 domain-containing protein has translation MTSLPLPVLENLSIALLEFDTLPDLENCPAQNAC, from the coding sequence ATCACTTCCCTACCCTTACCCGTCCTGGAAAACCTTAGCATAGCTTTGTTAGAATTTGATACTTTGCCTGATTTAGAGAACTGCCCAGCACAAAATGCGTGTTAA
- a CDS encoding DUF4351 domain-containing protein: MLGIILQEIRVYREIKQEGIQQGEKSLILRQLHRRVGELASDVRQLVESLPLEQLENLGEALLDFTSMTDLQAWLAALES, translated from the coding sequence ATGTTAGGAATCATACTGCAAGAAATACGAGTTTACCGAGAGATCAAGCAGGAAGGAATACAACAAGGAGAAAAATCGCTCATTTTGCGTCAATTACATCGACGGGTGGGAGAGTTAGCATCGGATGTACGTCAGCTTGTTGAATCTTTGCCTTTAGAACAACTCGAAAATCTTGGTGAAGCATTGCTTGATTTTACTAGCATGACAGATTTACAAGCTTGGTTGGCAGCACTCGAAAGCTAA
- a CDS encoding ABC transporter permease: MNSLLKKASVLLTSYYAYMLEYRAELFLWALSGSLPLILMGVWTQAAQSGQFGLSPEDFARYFLTVFVVRQFTVVWVIYEFEKEVVEGKLSPRLLQPLDPVWHHVAAHLSERLARLPFALLLVALFFFLYPQALWIPSFSNILLFVVTVVSAFILRFLIQYTFALFAFWTERANAIENFWFLFYLFFSGLIAPLEMFPENIRNVLLWTPFPYLIDFPASILIGLPVNVLQGFLVMLGWIALFFVINRWLWRRGVKQYSGMGA; the protein is encoded by the coding sequence ATGAACTCGCTTCTGAAAAAAGCTAGCGTTTTGCTTACCAGTTATTATGCATATATGCTCGAATACCGCGCTGAGCTATTTTTATGGGCTTTGTCTGGTAGCTTACCACTGATTTTAATGGGAGTGTGGACACAAGCGGCTCAAAGCGGACAATTTGGGTTGAGTCCCGAAGATTTTGCACGTTACTTTCTTACGGTTTTTGTTGTCCGACAATTTACTGTAGTGTGGGTAATTTATGAATTTGAGAAAGAAGTTGTCGAAGGAAAACTTTCTCCTAGATTATTACAACCACTCGATCCTGTATGGCATCATGTCGCTGCGCATCTTTCAGAAAGATTAGCACGTCTACCGTTTGCTTTATTATTAGTAGCGTTGTTTTTCTTTCTTTATCCGCAAGCTCTTTGGATACCAAGTTTTAGTAATATTTTATTGTTTGTAGTAACAGTTGTTTCGGCATTTATTTTAAGATTTCTCATTCAGTACACGTTTGCTTTATTTGCCTTTTGGACTGAAAGAGCTAACGCAATTGAGAACTTTTGGTTTTTATTTTATCTCTTTTTTTCAGGCTTAATTGCACCCTTAGAAATGTTTCCCGAAAATATCCGCAATGTATTACTTTGGACACCATTTCCTTATTTAATTGACTTCCCCGCATCAATACTAATCGGTTTACCAGTGAATGTATTACAAGGCTTTTTAGTTATGCTGGGTTGGATTGCGTTATTTTTTGTTATTAATCGCTGGTTATGGCGACGTGGAGTAAAACAATATTCAGGTATGGGTGCATAA